One window from the genome of Diabrotica virgifera virgifera chromosome 6, PGI_DIABVI_V3a encodes:
- the LOC126886143 gene encoding uncharacterized protein LOC126886143 encodes MTIQINDMITKANKGINVMRAICGTKWGADPNILLSLYKGIVRSHLDYAANLLNPCSKSLMMRLEQVQNVALRIHIQIYSKKTKNIIRYKINPIYEVERKTLLYPITIKSLEFEKYEIESNERFIAKYGGMYNNHTHVYTEGSIDPQTNQSGFGIYIPSINYKYSSRLHNYTQICTTEIIAVYKAISVCIEKEIMKAVIFLDSKSALSKISSHKWDQMDYVTIMTKKLLVDANNMGFSIGLEWVPGHQGIKGNEVADSLANIGR; translated from the exons ATGACAATTCAAATTAACGACATGATAACTAAAGcaaacaaaggaataaatgtcatgAGAGCAATTTGTGGTACAAaatggggagctgacccgaacatccttttgagtttatacaaaggaatagttagatctcatttagattacgcagccaatcttttaaacccctgcaGTAAAAGTTTGATGATGAGGTTGGAACAAGTACAGAATGTTGCCTTGAGAATC CATATACAAATATActcaaaaaaaacaaaaaacataattagATATAAAATCAATCCTATATATGAGGTAGAAAGAAAAACTCTTCTATATCCCATTACAATTAAAAGtctagaatttgaaaaatatgaaattgaatCGAACGAAAGGTTCATAGCTAAATATGGTGGAATGTATAATAATCATACCCACGTATATACAGAAGGATCAATAGACCCACAAACAAATCAATCGGGATTTGGAATTTACATCCCAAGCATCAATTATAAATATTCGTCACGACTCCATAACTACACACAAATCTGCACAACTGAAATAATAGCGGTATACAAAGCCATCTCGGTATGCATTGAAAAGGAAATCATGAAAGCAGTGATCTTTTTAGATTCAAAAAGTGCCTTATCCAAAATATCTAGTCACAAATGGGACCAAATGGATTACGTAACTATAATGACCAAAAAACTATTGGTAGATGCAAATAATATGGGATTTTCAATAGGATTAGAATGGGTACCGGGACATCAGGGGATTAAAGGCAACGAGGTGGCAGATAGCTTGGCCAATATTGGGAGATAA